A stretch of the Fusobacterium varium genome encodes the following:
- a CDS encoding putative transposase, producing MFFFYDRDLLTKLAYAVNDVFKYQFHNIKAKNQRIHKISKYSSKYFTNSDIIHYGLITVIHTFGRDLKWNPHIHAIVTLGGFNKNYQFLEKKYFHVNSIAGQWKKMVIDIVKSGNYDKPEIKAKAYAAANYLYRKNTRFFFNVAKNDLNNNIHAIKYIGRYLSRAPIAEYKIIDFYDNKVTFYYESLADDKQRIELTLDAETFLSKLIIHIPPKHFKMIRRFGIYSRNIKSELKNIMKFMRKYVSKYSNFTFYQLEIWKTFGVNPFYCFKCNTRMKVKKISYFNIHTGSICWKEYR from the coding sequence ATGTTTTTCTTCTATGATAGAGACCTTTTAACTAAGCTTGCTTATGCTGTTAATGATGTTTTTAAATATCAATTTCATAACATTAAAGCAAAAAATCAAAGAATTCATAAAATTTCAAAATATTCCTCTAAATACTTTACTAACTCAGATATCATTCATTATGGATTGATTACTGTTATTCATACCTTTGGACGCGATCTTAAATGGAATCCTCATATTCATGCTATTGTTACTTTAGGTGGATTCAATAAAAACTACCAATTTCTTGAAAAAAAATATTTTCATGTCAATTCCATTGCTGGACAATGGAAAAAAATGGTTATTGATATTGTTAAATCTGGAAATTATGACAAGCCTGAAATTAAAGCTAAAGCTTATGCTGCTGCTAACTACCTTTATCGCAAAAATACAAGATTCTTTTTCAATGTTGCAAAAAATGATTTAAATAATAATATTCATGCAATTAAATATATTGGCAGATATCTATCAAGAGCTCCTATCGCAGAATATAAAATTATTGATTTCTATGATAATAAGGTTACTTTCTATTATGAAAGTCTTGCTGATGATAAACAAAGAATTGAACTTACTTTAGATGCGGAAACATTTCTTTCCAAATTAATTATTCACATTCCCCCTAAACATTTCAAAATGATTAGGCGCTTTGGAATCTATTCTAGAAATATTAAATCAGAACTTAAAAACATCATGAAATTCATGAGAAAATATGTCTCTAAATATTCCAATTTTACTTTTTATCAACTTGAAATATGGAAAACTTTTGGAGTAAATCCTTTTTATTGTTTTAAATGTAATACCAGAATGAAAGTTAAAAAAATATCATATTTTAATATACATACAGGCTCCATTTGCTGGAAAGAATATCGCTAA
- a CDS encoding autotransporter, producing the protein MIKEMEKALKRYLKGKNRITMGVVVAFLLGNSFAFGDVTIKYDTAASTLIVQDDSGTNIGTVTKNPAGKFTWTIPEGTDITETVKIDDTVNANNIKVNIVNSGNISGSSTGGDKSGNGIYSYSEKGANTIGNIINSGTITGSTTGRGESSGNGIYSNGNESKIGDIINNGIISGNGLGSSSGNGIYSSSYSFYLFPIENKIGDIINNGIISGNNSGSYPGNGIYSSSGAASSTAKNKVGNITNYGIISGNGGNQGYGIYSYSNSDSSIIESISNSGVIMGSQNGIYIKGDSSSKIDKYSNYGLVIGQTPVKIEGGGTVNTLKEQGMAITLDGSGDITSIASGTGGSTGIYSIVNTQLRDNLGSTVSSGAVDSYDVYTSDQSISDTIINGAGVNSGTVTIEADKNFSLNGGIINAYKTAVTVKDGASFTGTDVTINGGGLDKTTPVISGDSGANTVNISGNSFINGKVDLEDGDDTLSIGNSTQINGDIDGGTGTDTLYFGSAIARAVGNDNINLFHKISNVEEININQKVTAFETSEITGADKINIGKNGELVLRIDGTNSNKHALSNGNSSGTIDSDGGKLLLALNGVSDGSTIDMGMNLGDGIYGVENPDIEYRDLFTLDTTSYLHSIRKTPGSSTITVETKSTLPLSPTTPEYTNYGKLNKIYQSMRVVDGVKEFNVDTDEKFSSFMGYLNDIYAGNPYSYSSELSRKSMGMFRDIATENSFKADTGKWMIYGGLTHIDGGTKDTYYGKGYYTYDIGSSDIDSDTKITGAYMLGEYGVSDDFKAGVAVGGNKFKSDLSNGSKVDGDALYIGGYAKKYLGNLKVTAGAGFQYGDYDADRTAAGREITETRSYSSSYNDLTYDIYLNGRYSLNIGDNLYLEPYGTLSYTYVKQDGADEGNKTLAIETDSQSFDYTVGKMGIDLKKVIPHEKGKSTLSIGASYTKILDGADEEYITGRFKGGSDFDILVAHKNEHSLGLNAKYALELENGILFDVKGSYAIERDSHNQSGKNKTEGEWIVGAGLGYKF; encoded by the coding sequence ATGATTAAAGAAATGGAGAAAGCTTTAAAAAGATATCTCAAGGGAAAGAATAGAATAACAATGGGAGTGGTAGTAGCTTTTTTACTGGGAAACAGTTTTGCATTTGGAGATGTTACGATAAAATATGATACTGCAGCTTCAACTCTTATTGTACAAGATGATTCAGGAACTAATATAGGAACAGTAACAAAAAATCCTGCTGGTAAATTTACCTGGACAATACCAGAAGGAACAGATATAACTGAAACTGTAAAAATAGATGATACAGTAAATGCAAATAATATTAAAGTAAATATAGTGAATAGTGGAAATATAAGTGGGAGCAGTACTGGTGGAGATAAATCAGGAAATGGAATTTATTCTTATTCTGAAAAAGGAGCTAATACAATAGGAAATATAATAAATAGTGGAACTATAACTGGTAGTACTACTGGTCGTGGAGAGAGTTCAGGAAATGGAATTTATTCTAATGGTAATGAGAGTAAAATAGGTGATATAATCAATAATGGAATAATTAGTGGAAATGGTCTTGGTAGTAGTAGCGGAAATGGAATTTATTCTAGTTCTTATAGTTTTTATCTTTTCCCCATAGAGAATAAAATAGGTGATATAATCAATAATGGAATAATTAGTGGAAATAATAGTGGAAGTTATCCAGGAAATGGAATTTATTCTAGTTCTGGTGCTGCTAGTTCTACTGCAAAGAACAAAGTAGGCAACATAACGAATTATGGAATAATTAGCGGAAATGGTGGTAATCAAGGATATGGAATTTATTCTTATTCTAATTCTGATTCATCAATAATAGAATCAATTTCGAATTCTGGTGTTATAATGGGAAGTCAAAATGGAATATATATTAAAGGAGATTCTAGTTCAAAGATTGATAAATATAGCAATTATGGACTTGTAATAGGACAGACACCAGTCAAAATTGAAGGTGGCGGAACAGTAAACACTCTAAAAGAACAGGGAATGGCTATAACTCTTGATGGAAGTGGAGATATCACTTCTATTGCTTCAGGAACTGGAGGAAGTACAGGAATATATTCTATAGTGAATACTCAATTAAGAGATAATTTAGGAAGCACAGTATCATCTGGTGCAGTAGATTCATATGATGTATATACAAGCGACCAAAGTATTTCAGATACTATTATCAATGGTGCTGGTGTAAATAGTGGAACAGTGACAATAGAAGCAGATAAGAATTTTTCACTTAATGGCGGAATTATTAATGCCTATAAAACTGCTGTTACAGTTAAAGATGGAGCTTCATTTACTGGTACAGATGTAACAATCAATGGTGGGGGCTTAGATAAAACTACTCCTGTTATTTCTGGAGATTCAGGAGCTAATACAGTAAATATATCTGGAAATTCTTTTATCAATGGAAAAGTTGATTTAGAAGATGGAGATGATACTTTATCTATTGGAAATTCCACTCAAATCAATGGAGATATAGATGGTGGAACAGGAACTGATACTCTTTATTTTGGTTCAGCTATTGCCAGAGCAGTGGGAAATGATAATATAAATCTTTTCCATAAAATATCAAATGTGGAAGAAATAAATATAAATCAAAAAGTAACTGCATTTGAAACTTCTGAAATTACAGGAGCAGATAAGATTAATATTGGTAAAAATGGGGAGCTTGTATTAAGAATAGATGGAACAAATAGTAATAAACATGCACTTTCCAATGGAAATAGTAGTGGAACAATAGATTCAGATGGTGGAAAACTTCTTCTTGCGCTTAATGGAGTATCTGATGGAAGTACAATAGATATGGGAATGAATCTTGGAGATGGAATATATGGAGTGGAAAATCCAGACATAGAATATAGAGATTTATTTACTTTAGATACAACTTCATATTTACATTCTATTAGAAAAACTCCTGGTTCTTCAACAATAACAGTTGAAACTAAATCTACACTTCCACTGTCACCAACAACACCTGAATATACAAATTATGGGAAATTAAATAAAATATATCAAAGTATGAGGGTTGTAGATGGTGTAAAAGAATTTAATGTAGATACTGATGAAAAATTCTCATCTTTTATGGGATACTTAAATGATATCTATGCAGGAAATCCATACTCATATTCTTCTGAACTATCAAGAAAATCAATGGGAATGTTCAGAGATATAGCTACTGAAAATTCATTTAAAGCAGATACAGGAAAATGGATGATATACGGCGGACTTACTCATATAGATGGAGGAACTAAAGATACATACTATGGAAAAGGATACTATACTTATGATATAGGAAGTTCTGATATAGATTCTGATACAAAAATCACAGGAGCATATATGCTTGGAGAGTATGGAGTATCTGATGACTTTAAAGCTGGAGTGGCAGTTGGAGGAAACAAGTTTAAATCTGACTTGTCTAATGGCTCAAAAGTTGATGGAGATGCGCTGTATATTGGAGGATATGCTAAGAAGTATCTTGGAAATCTAAAAGTAACAGCAGGAGCAGGATTCCAGTATGGAGATTATGATGCAGACAGAACAGCAGCAGGAAGAGAAATTACAGAAACAAGAAGCTATTCTTCAAGCTACAATGATTTGACTTATGATATTTATCTGAATGGAAGATATTCACTTAATATTGGAGATAATCTATACTTAGAACCTTATGGAACACTGTCATATACATATGTAAAACAGGATGGAGCAGATGAGGGAAATAAAACTTTAGCAATAGAAACAGATTCACAATCATTTGACTACACAGTTGGAAAAATGGGAATAGATCTTAAAAAAGTGATACCACATGAAAAAGGAAAGAGTACATTATCAATTGGAGCAAGCTATACAAAAATACTTGATGGAGCAGATGAGGAATATATCACAGGAAGATTTAAAGGTGGAAGCGACTTTGATATATTAGTTGCCCACAAGAATGAACATAGCTTAGGATTGAATGCTAAATATGCACTTGAACTGGAAAATGGAATCTTGTTTGATGTAAAAGGAAGCTATGCAATAGAAAGAGATTCACATAATCAATCTGGAAAGAATAAAACTGAAGGTGAATGGATAGTTGGAGCAGGGCTGGGTTATAAGTTCTAG
- a CDS encoding putative DNA-binding protein: protein MTEGEFIRFYKKRNGLKNQQEVKEKIDLFWNTLLKVLDKGEKVTFKNWGTFEEKEVKPRKIMITKINKSGYTKAKKKIRFRAGAGLQDIVNGAGTDE from the coding sequence ATGACAGAAGGGGAATTTATAAGATTCTATAAAAAGAGAAATGGACTAAAGAATCAGCAGGAAGTAAAAGAAAAGATAGACTTATTCTGGAATACACTGCTAAAAGTTCTGGATAAAGGGGAAAAGGTAACCTTTAAAAATTGGGGAACATTTGAAGAAAAAGAGGTAAAACCAAGAAAAATAATGATAACTAAAATAAATAAATCTGGTTATACAAAAGCTAAAAAGAAGATAAGATTCAGAGCAGGAGCGGGCTTGCAGGATATAGTAAATGGAGCTGGTACTGATGAATAA
- a CDS encoding putative DNA-binding protein, whose translation MNKRELAKVYIETSKGEISARKALKEIEVFLETMQEALQKSHSLIFRNIGTFEVKERKPRVIANPVTKEPMKIYPRKTVKFRESKKISKE comes from the coding sequence ATGAATAAGAGAGAATTAGCAAAAGTATACATTGAAACAAGCAAAGGGGAAATATCAGCAAGAAAGGCACTGAAAGAAATAGAAGTATTTCTTGAAACAATGCAGGAGGCTTTGCAGAAAAGCCATTCATTGATTTTTAGAAATATAGGAACATTTGAAGTAAAGGAAAGAAAACCAAGAGTAATAGCCAATCCGGTAACTAAAGAACCTATGAAGATTTATCCAAGAAAAACAGTGAAATTCAGAGAATCTAAAAAAATAAGCAAAGAATAA
- a CDS encoding putative hydrolase: protein MKEKIEQLAEKHLGRIMEVRRELHRFPELGFKEFKTAEIIKKELDRIGIPYDSGIAVTGIVGLIKGKKDGKTVLLRADIDALPIDEESNCEFKSEIAGNMHACGHDGHAAGLLGAAMILNELKDEISGNIKLVFQPAEEGPGGADPMIKAGILENPKVDAAFGCHIWPAYKAGQILVKDGDMMSHTTSFDIMIQGVGGHGSQPEKTVDPIIIGSQIVTNFQNIMSRNISTLKPAVLSCCSIKAGETYNVIPDKLTIKGTIRTFDEELTNEIVERMECIIKGITSSYGASYVFDVNRMYPAVKNNHEMFEFSKETLGKVVGEENIIVMKEPLMGSEDFSYFGKKIPSNFFLVGVRDTQEDIEAMLHHPKLLWNEKHLKISAKALSQLAVDFLNK from the coding sequence ATGAAAGAAAAAATTGAACAGCTGGCAGAAAAACATTTAGGAAGAATAATGGAAGTAAGGAGAGAACTTCATAGATTTCCTGAGTTGGGATTTAAAGAATTTAAAACAGCAGAGATAATAAAAAAGGAATTAGATAGAATAGGGATTCCATATGACAGTGGAATAGCTGTAACAGGTATAGTTGGCCTTATAAAAGGAAAAAAGGATGGAAAAACAGTTCTGTTGAGAGCGGATATAGATGCACTGCCTATTGATGAAGAGAGCAATTGTGAATTTAAATCTGAAATAGCAGGGAATATGCATGCCTGTGGACATGATGGACATGCAGCAGGACTTTTGGGAGCAGCAATGATTTTAAATGAATTGAAAGACGAAATATCAGGTAATATAAAACTTGTATTTCAGCCAGCAGAGGAGGGACCAGGTGGAGCTGATCCTATGATTAAAGCTGGAATACTTGAGAATCCAAAAGTAGATGCAGCATTTGGATGTCATATTTGGCCAGCGTATAAAGCAGGACAAATATTAGTAAAAGATGGGGATATGATGTCACATACAACTTCTTTTGATATAATGATACAAGGAGTAGGAGGACATGGATCACAGCCAGAAAAAACTGTAGACCCAATTATAATAGGAAGCCAGATAGTAACAAATTTTCAAAATATAATGAGCAGAAATATATCTACACTTAAACCTGCAGTGTTATCATGTTGTAGTATAAAGGCAGGAGAAACATATAATGTAATTCCAGATAAGCTGACTATAAAAGGAACTATAAGGACATTTGATGAAGAATTGACAAATGAGATTGTTGAGAGAATGGAATGTATTATAAAAGGGATTACAAGCTCTTATGGAGCTTCTTATGTATTTGATGTAAATAGAATGTACCCAGCAGTAAAAAATAATCATGAGATGTTTGAGTTTTCAAAGGAAACATTAGGAAAAGTAGTAGGAGAGGAAAATATAATAGTAATGAAGGAACCTCTTATGGGGTCAGAAGATTTCTCGTATTTTGGAAAAAAAATACCCTCTAATTTTTTCTTAGTGGGAGTAAGAGATACTCAAGAGGATATTGAGGCTATGCTTCATCATCCAAAATTATTGTGGAATGAAAAACATTTAAAGATAAGTGCAAAAGCTCTTTCACAACTGGCAGTAGATTTTTTAAATAAATAG
- a CDS encoding putative aminobenzoyl-glutamate transporter produces MGKIEKKGRNADVKNITALDKILNCFEVIGNKLPDPVSIFLILCIAILIISFVCSKAGVAVEHPLTHNMITAENLLNKENLKQILMSMVTVFQTYPPLGVVLVAMIGIGLADKSGFLESLLTVVVKKVPSNLIYFTVVIMGLIFTGIGDAGFIVLPPLAALIFLNLGKNPIVGMLLSFAGAAIGFCSGLFVSLNDILLTSFTIPATQLLSPTFTKSPAMTLYFNITNSILQIFVIAWVTVKFVEPRFPAPEKKLGENEEKEILEVERKGLRYAGISFLIYAVLIIFLAVGKGAFLKDDAGSLVSTKSPLMAGLIPIMALAFFIPGLVFGKITGKIKSDKDVVRMISQTLGEMGGYIFIVFISAQFLSLFSKSNLGIIMAIKGADGIRGLGLEGMPLLVAYILLVAFINIFIGSASAKWAILSPVFVPMFMLLGYDPSLTQMAYRIGDASTNMLSPLFPYLPLVLAVARKYDKNFGIGTLIANMIPYSLITLIVSILLLAVFFTCGLPFGL; encoded by the coding sequence ATGGGGAAGATTGAAAAAAAAGGAAGGAATGCAGATGTAAAAAATATAACAGCATTGGATAAAATTTTAAACTGTTTTGAAGTAATTGGAAATAAACTTCCAGATCCAGTATCTATATTTTTAATATTATGTATAGCAATATTAATAATATCTTTTGTCTGCAGCAAGGCTGGAGTTGCAGTTGAACATCCACTCACTCATAATATGATAACTGCTGAAAATTTATTGAATAAGGAGAATTTAAAACAAATACTTATGAGTATGGTAACAGTTTTTCAAACTTATCCACCTTTAGGGGTAGTATTAGTGGCAATGATAGGAATAGGGCTTGCAGATAAAAGTGGATTTTTAGAAAGTCTTCTTACTGTTGTAGTAAAAAAGGTACCAAGCAATTTAATATATTTTACAGTTGTAATAATGGGATTGATATTTACTGGAATAGGAGATGCAGGATTTATTGTACTTCCACCTTTAGCAGCTTTAATATTTCTTAATCTTGGAAAAAATCCAATTGTTGGAATGCTGCTTTCATTTGCAGGGGCAGCAATAGGTTTTTGTTCAGGATTATTTGTAAGTTTGAATGATATACTTCTTACATCTTTTACTATACCAGCCACCCAGCTTTTGTCACCAACTTTTACTAAGAGTCCAGCTATGACACTTTATTTTAATATAACAAATTCAATACTTCAGATATTTGTTATAGCATGGGTAACGGTTAAATTTGTAGAGCCAAGATTTCCTGCTCCTGAGAAAAAATTAGGAGAAAATGAAGAGAAAGAAATATTGGAAGTTGAAAGAAAAGGACTTAGATATGCTGGTATTTCTTTTTTAATATATGCAGTATTGATTATATTTTTAGCAGTTGGGAAGGGAGCTTTTTTGAAAGATGATGCAGGTTCTCTTGTATCGACTAAATCTCCATTGATGGCTGGACTTATTCCTATAATGGCACTTGCATTTTTTATACCAGGTCTTGTTTTTGGAAAAATTACTGGAAAAATAAAAAGTGATAAAGATGTTGTAAGGATGATATCACAGACTTTGGGGGAAATGGGTGGATATATATTTATAGTATTTATTTCAGCTCAATTTTTAAGCCTTTTTTCTAAAAGTAATCTAGGAATAATTATGGCAATAAAAGGAGCTGATGGGATAAGAGGATTAGGACTTGAAGGAATGCCATTATTGGTGGCATACATTCTTTTAGTTGCCTTTATAAATATATTTATAGGAAGTGCATCAGCTAAATGGGCTATTCTTTCTCCAGTATTTGTTCCAATGTTTATGCTGCTGGGATATGACCCTTCACTTACACAAATGGCATATAGAATAGGAGATGCTTCTACAAATATGCTTTCACCACTGTTCCCATATTTACCATTAGTATTGGCAGTGGCAAGAAAATATGATAAAAATTTTGGTATAGGAACTCTAATTGCAAATATGATTCCTTATTCACTAATAACACTTATAGTAAGCATTCTTCTTCTTGCAGTGTTCTTTACTTGTGGACTACCATTTGGACTATAA
- a CDS encoding putative transcriptional repressor — protein sequence MYQKNIKENNENKIFEYVFNSNHNFVINEVAEKMDMSFPTVKRIITFFLEKNIIIEEDKVGSGVGRKAREYSFNDFFCHSVGVQISEEKIKMVLTNAKGIVIKKHSKTLQKGGLSITDALMEELEFFLSRLSKSVFKSIIGIGISVPGIVNEEGKFIEFNSKNKTDISIIEKIKKRFDIPVLVENESNLSAIAEAFLSENSLLSNFTALTINDYVGISSFTREKNQNDFHFKAGRMHHMIVNPEGKACDCGSKGCWGAYVSNHALVEEFHKVFKKIKKYENIFQDEYLETKEGKKILAEYIKYLAIGIKNLLFFSNPEKLIISGKICQQQKYIKEKLLEEIYSEHIFYRGKETITFSSFEENSSLIGAAIFPIVDSLF from the coding sequence ATGTATCAAAAAAACATTAAAGAAAACAATGAAAACAAAATCTTTGAATATGTTTTCAACTCTAATCACAATTTTGTTATTAATGAAGTTGCAGAAAAGATGGATATGAGTTTTCCTACAGTAAAAAGAATAATAACTTTTTTTCTGGAGAAAAATATCATAATTGAAGAGGACAAGGTAGGTAGTGGAGTAGGTAGAAAAGCCAGAGAATACTCCTTCAATGATTTTTTCTGCCATTCTGTAGGGGTACAGATTTCAGAGGAAAAAATTAAAATGGTCCTTACAAATGCTAAAGGTATTGTTATTAAAAAGCACTCTAAGACACTTCAAAAAGGTGGTCTTTCTATTACAGATGCCTTAATGGAAGAATTAGAATTCTTTTTAAGCAGACTATCCAAATCTGTTTTTAAAAGTATTATTGGAATAGGAATATCTGTTCCTGGAATAGTAAATGAAGAAGGGAAGTTTATAGAATTTAATTCCAAAAATAAAACTGATATTTCCATAATTGAAAAAATAAAAAAAAGATTTGATATTCCTGTTCTTGTAGAAAATGAATCAAATCTTTCTGCAATTGCTGAAGCCTTTTTAAGTGAAAATTCACTTTTATCGAATTTCACAGCTCTTACTATTAATGATTATGTTGGAATAAGCTCTTTTACTAGAGAAAAAAATCAAAATGATTTTCATTTCAAAGCAGGAAGAATGCACCATATGATTGTCAATCCAGAAGGAAAAGCCTGTGATTGTGGTTCAAAAGGTTGCTGGGGGGCATATGTTTCAAATCATGCTTTGGTTGAAGAATTTCATAAAGTATTTAAAAAAATAAAAAAATATGAAAACATTTTCCAAGATGAATATTTGGAAACTAAAGAAGGTAAAAAAATATTAGCTGAATATATAAAATACCTTGCTATTGGTATTAAAAATCTGTTATTTTTTTCCAATCCAGAAAAACTTATAATTTCAGGTAAAATATGCCAGCAGCAAAAATATATTAAAGAAAAACTTCTAGAAGAAATATATAGTGAGCATATTTTCTATCGTGGAAAAGAAACTATAACTTTTTCTTCTTTCGAAGAAAATTCAAGTCTTATAGGTGCTGCCATATTTCCAATAGTAGACTCATTATTTTAA
- a CDS encoding nitrogenase iron protein — protein sequence MDNIRKIAIYGKGGIGKSTTTSNLSAALAIMGKKVMQIGCDPKSDSTKNLMKGKRIPTVLEMIKEKGEDLELEDIVYEGFGGVLCVEAGGPTPGVGCAGRGIISAFEKLEELEAFEKYKPDIVIYDVLGDVVCGGFAMPIRGGYAREVYIVSSGEMMSLYAANNIAMAIRGFGKRGYAKLNGLILNSKNIENEVAIVEEAVKEIDTKIVQYIPRSSEIQKAESIGGTVFEAFSQSEMQKVYQQLAEYVLAQEY from the coding sequence ATGGATAATATAAGAAAAATAGCAATATATGGAAAAGGGGGGATAGGGAAATCTACTACAACATCTAATTTGTCGGCAGCTCTTGCTATAATGGGGAAAAAAGTAATGCAGATAGGGTGTGACCCTAAGTCAGATTCAACCAAAAATCTTATGAAGGGAAAAAGAATTCCAACAGTCTTAGAAATGATAAAAGAAAAAGGAGAAGATTTAGAACTGGAAGATATAGTTTATGAAGGATTTGGCGGAGTCCTCTGCGTTGAAGCAGGAGGCCCTACTCCTGGTGTAGGATGTGCTGGAAGAGGAATAATATCTGCTTTTGAAAAATTAGAAGAACTTGAAGCTTTTGAAAAATATAAACCTGATATTGTTATTTATGATGTATTGGGAGATGTTGTCTGTGGAGGATTTGCAATGCCTATAAGAGGAGGCTACGCCAGAGAAGTTTATATAGTCAGCTCAGGTGAAATGATGTCTTTATATGCTGCCAATAACATAGCTATGGCAATTCGAGGCTTTGGTAAACGTGGCTATGCTAAATTAAATGGACTTATACTGAACTCTAAAAATATTGAAAATGAAGTGGCTATTGTAGAAGAAGCTGTAAAGGAAATTGATACAAAAATTGTTCAATATATTCCTAGATCATCCGAAATACAAAAAGCAGAAAGCATTGGTGGTACTGTATTTGAAGCATTCTCTCAATCAGAAATGCAGAAAGTATATCAACAACTAGCAGAATATGTATTAGCTCAGGAATATTAA
- a CDS encoding putative oxidoreductase nitrogenase codes for MDGIKMAESLKKLRDVRKIKDVEPLSNALFPGYHCPLMGAMLTIKEIEDAIMMVIGPDECTYYTKMATSRMRGVGMTGAVGASGGSEGNIVSLVLDGHDVSFGCKEKLEEAFEELVEEYQPKTVFLVTTCVVEVIGDDIDSLAEVFEEKYNFPVKVVHAENFKTDDHLPGIQDTMTVCINLMEKQECNGSINVLGQRLGDFNKSELYRILKEAGVLKGLQLPGQCTFEQIKTAPSAKVNIVVHPIGIPLAKKMKKKFDIPYIMFERMSTPENIYNSYKELFQLLKKPLPEEIETLYKLSKEKEKNIKSSMKNLKYFSGNTALSTYEFHSYLIELGLDPILIQTSDIPSEDDPHLKIILEKADPFVTRAANIGPLKYLYSVLKPDISIGAGNSSEMRKYGVVPVILTNAYNILGFEVNTMVLETISKANKDSKHLKGGNINELM; via the coding sequence ATGGATGGAATAAAAATGGCTGAAAGCCTAAAAAAATTAAGAGATGTAAGGAAGATTAAAGATGTCGAACCCTTAAGCAACGCACTGTTTCCAGGATATCATTGTCCACTTATGGGAGCTATGCTTACAATAAAAGAGATAGAAGATGCAATAATGATGGTTATAGGTCCTGATGAATGTACCTACTACACTAAAATGGCTACAAGCAGAATGCGTGGTGTTGGCATGACTGGAGCTGTAGGTGCTTCTGGTGGATCAGAAGGAAATATAGTATCTCTTGTCTTAGATGGACATGATGTCTCTTTTGGCTGTAAAGAAAAATTGGAAGAAGCATTTGAAGAATTAGTGGAAGAATACCAACCTAAAACGGTTTTTTTAGTTACTACCTGTGTAGTAGAAGTTATTGGAGATGATATTGATTCTTTAGCTGAAGTTTTTGAAGAAAAATATAATTTCCCTGTAAAAGTTGTTCATGCAGAAAATTTTAAAACTGATGATCATCTTCCTGGAATACAAGATACTATGACTGTATGTATCAATCTTATGGAAAAGCAAGAATGTAATGGTAGTATCAATGTTCTTGGACAACGCCTTGGTGATTTCAATAAATCAGAACTATATAGAATATTAAAAGAAGCTGGAGTCCTAAAGGGGCTGCAATTACCTGGACAATGTACTTTTGAACAGATAAAAACTGCTCCTTCTGCCAAAGTAAATATTGTAGTTCATCCTATTGGAATTCCTCTTGCTAAAAAAATGAAAAAGAAATTTGATATTCCATATATAATGTTTGAAAGAATGTCAACTCCTGAAAATATTTATAATTCCTACAAAGAATTATTTCAATTATTAAAAAAACCTCTCCCTGAGGAAATAGAAACTCTATATAAATTATCTAAAGAAAAAGAAAAAAATATAAAAAGTTCTATGAAAAATCTAAAATACTTCAGCGGAAATACTGCTTTATCAACTTATGAATTTCATTCATATTTGATTGAATTAGGTCTTGATCCTATTTTAATTCAGACTTCTGATATTCCATCAGAAGATGATCCACATTTAAAAATTATTCTTGAAAAAGCAGATCCTTTTGTAACAAGAGCTGCCAATATAGGTCCTCTCAAGTATCTTTATAGTGTATTGAAACCTGATATAAGTATAGGAGCTGGTAATTCATCTGAAATGAGAAAATATGGAGTAGTACCAGTTATATTAACTAATGCTTACAACATATTAGGATTTGAAGTAAATACTATGGTATTGGAAACTATTTCAAAAGCTAATAAAGATTCAAAACACTTAAAAGGAGGGAATATAAATGAGCTTATGTAG